CGAGCGCGGCGAGCTCCTCGGCCGTAAACGTCAGCGGCGGAAGGCTCGCCGAGCGGCTCAGTCGATAACCGATACCCGCTTCGCCCTCGATCGGTACGCCCGATAGCTGCAGGTCGCGCACGTCGCGATACACGGTGCGCTGCGACACATGGAGCCATTCGGCCAATTGCCGCGCGGTCGTGAGGCGCCGGCCGCGCAGCAATTCGGCAATCTGGAAGAGGCGATCGGCGCGTCGGGTCATGGCGGAAGTTTATCGTAGGGCAGAGGCCTGAAATGAGCGTGAACAGGCCCTAGCGCAAGCCAGCCATTCGCGCGAGCAGACCCTAGCGCAGCGTGCGCGAATGCAGCCCGATGCGATTGCCTTCCGTATCGATGATGAACGCGATGTAGCCGATCTCGTCCGGCAGCTCGACGATCGAGCCGTCGATCCTGCCGCCGGCCGGCGCGATTCGATCGAGCGTGGCCCGCAGCGTCGGCTCGGCGTTCAGGTAGACGGTGACGCCGTCGCCCGTCACGGAGGGCCGCATGTCGCGCGGGTTGCAGATGATCGCGCCGCCGGTGGCCTCATCGTCGTGCGCGAAGACGGCCATCGGCACGCCGCCGAAGACTTCGCGCCGCAACGGCTGATCGAGTGCGGCTTCGTAGAAGCGAACGGCCCGCTCGAAATCGAGCGCGGGAATTTCGAACCAGGAAATAACGCGCGTGGCAGTGGCAGTAGCGGTCATGACAATCTCCGTCGACGTGGGGAAGCAGGCTGGGCAAGCGCTGGTGAGCGCATGAGAGAGAGTCTGCGACAGTACTGCTGACACCGTTCTGTCAGCAGCTTGTCCCTCTTTTCGTGGAGACTGCCGGCCGCCGGCGTGTTCGCCGCCGGGGCGGATGACGTTACTGGCCTGCGCCGGCTCCGCCGTCTTGCGATTGCGGCCGCGACTTCACGCTGCCCGAGACCAGATCGAAACGGAACAGCCGGCATTCGAGCGCGCCATTGAATAGCGGCGTCTTGGTGGACTCGCGCAGCCGCATTTGCCCCGGCAGCGAGCGGTCGGACGTCAGCACGAACGCCCGCCAACCGGCAAAGCGCTGCTTGAGTGCGTCGCCGAAGGCCCGGAAGAATTCGCCGTCGGCGCAATCGGGCTGCGCACGGTTGAACGCTTCGCTGCCGGCCTCGCGGCTTGCGTGGCGCGGCTCGCGCACGTCGCCGCGCGGGCCGCGGCCGCGCACCTCGATGCGCTCACCGTAGGGCGGGTTGGCGATGATGATGCCCGGCTGCTCACTCGGCGGGACGATCGCGCGCGCGTCGAGCTGCTTGAGCCAGAGCGACGGCACGCCCGCGCGTGCGAGGTTCGCGCGCGCCTTCTCCAGCATGTCGCCCGAAATGTCGCTGGCGAAGATCGGCAGATCGACTTTCCTCGCGCCGGCTTCGCGCTTGGCATCGAGCGCGGCGACCTTCATCGACTGCCAGACCGAGACGTCGTACTGCTTGAGCTTTTCGAAGCCGAAACGGCGCTCGACGCCGGGTGCAACGCCGCGTGCGATCTGCGCAGCTTCGGCGACGAACGTGCCGCTGCCGCACATCGGATCGTAAAGCGGCGTGCCGGGCGTCCATCCGGTCAGACGCAGGATGCCCGCGGCGAGGTTTTCGCGCAGCGGCGCGGCGCCTTTGTCGAGTCGCCAGCCGCGCTTGAAGAGCGGCTCGCCCGAGGTGTCGAGGTAGAGCGTGCAAACCGTGGCGGTGAGGAACGCGAACACCCGCACGTCGGGCTGCGCCGTGTCGACGCTCGGGCGCGCACCGCTTACGCTGCGCAGCCGATCGCAGACGGCGTCTTTCACGCGCAGCGTCGCGAACTCGAGACTGCGCAGCGGCGATTTGATCGCCGTGAGATCGACGCGCAGCGTCTCGTTCGCCGAAAACCAGCGTTCCCACTGTTGTTCGGCTGCCAGTGCATAAATGTCCTGTTCGCCGCGGTAGGGGCGCTCCGCGATCTTCAAGAGAACGCGGCTAGCGATCCGCGAGTGCAGATTCGCCGCCATGCCCGCTGCCCATCCACCCCGAAAATGCACGCCGCCCGGCACCTGCGCGCCTACCTCGAATGGTGGCGCGCCGGCTACGCTGGGCAAGCGCTCGGCGATTTCCGCGAACTCGGCGGCGAGCGCGGCTTCGAGCCCGCGCGGGCAAGGGGCAAAAAAATCGAACGGCGTGGGCGAAGACATGGACGAAAACCGAGCGTGCAAAGGCGTCATTGTACGCGGGCGCCGGCGCTATCTTCGGGTGTTGGCTTTCACGACGCGCCTGCGACCGCCGGTTCCGATCTGCCTACCGCGCAGTCGCCGGCGTTCGTCGCCGGCGCGCTGGCACCGGAGGCCAGCGCGCGCACGACGGACGCGATCGAATCGGCCAGCTCGCCGACGGTGCGCCGATGCCCGGCGACGAGCGCGTCGTAGCCCGGGGCGACGGTTTCGGTCTGCACGGTCCTGCACGTCACCACCGCCTGCGTGCGCAGCGAGTGCACGCTCCACACCGTATCGAGCACGGCGCGCGACCCCGGCCATGACTCGAAGCGACGCACGTTCACGGCGATGCGATAGACGGGCACGTTTTCGGGCCGCGGCGAGCCGAAGACGTCGAACGTGTCGAGTCTCGCCGCGAGGTCGCCCGACAGCGCGCGCCGCAACTCATCGGCCGGCGGCGACGCCCAGCGCTCCTGTTCGAGCACGGTTACCCGCGTCGCGTCGTCCTGCACGACGAGTTGATTGCGCGCAACCTGTGCCGGCACCTCGACCGTCGGCACCTCGATCAGGAATGCGGGCGTTGCCGTCGCGCCGGCCGCGGGGCCGGCGGCGTTGCCGCCCCCGCCGAGCGTATAGAAGCGGCTCGGCGGCGACGAGGCGCAGCCCGACAAGAACACGGCGCCGATCAGCGCGGCGCCGGTCAGCGCGGCACGGGCGGCGAACATGGCGAGCGGGCGAGCACGCAGGGCGAGTTGATCACGCTTCATGGCTGGGTCTGGTCCTTGGCTTTGCCGCGCAAGAGCGATTCGGGATGGCGCTCGAGATAATCGGCGAGTGCGTTGAGCGTTTGCAACGTCTGCGTGAGCTGGGTCAGCGCCTGATGCATGTCCGATTGCAGCGGCGAATCCTGCTGCAACGTCGATTGCGCCGCGCCGAACGTGCGCTGCGCGGCGGCCAGCGTCTCGCGCGCCTGCGGCGCGAGCTGCGTGTCGAGCTGCTTGAACAGCGCGTTCGCGTTGACGAGCGTGCCGTTCAGATTCTTGCTGATCTGGTCGAACGGAATCTGATCGAGCTTGCGCGCGATATCGGCCACTTGCACCTGCAGCTCGTCGAGCGTGTTCGGCACGGTCGGCAACTCGAGCGGCGCGCGGTTGACGTCGAACGAGACCGGCGCGGCCTTCGGGAACATGTCGAGGGCGACGTAGAGCTGGTTGGTCAGCAGATTGCCCGTGCGCAACTGGCCGCGCAGCCCGTGCACGACGAGCGTGCGCAGCAACTGTTTGCCCGCCGCTTGGCCGCCGTGCTCGATCGATTCGCGGAATCGCTGGCCGAGGCGATCGGGGTAGAGGTTCATCGTGACCGGCATCGTGAAGTCGCGTGCTTTCGGGTCGTACTGAATGCCGATGGCCGTGACTTCGCCGAGCTCGATGCCGCGGAAATCGACCGTTGCTCCGACCGACAGCCCGCGCAGGGATTGATCGAAGTTCATGACGACGACGAGCGGCGGGCCGTCGGGTGCGCGCATCGCGTCGCTCTCGTTCCCCGCCAACGTGAATACCGTGTTGTCGGGCGCTTCGGCGCCGACGCTCTCGCCGGGCGGAGATTGGAACGCGAGCCCGCCGATGATGACCGTCGCGAGCGATTGCGTGTTCAGCTTCAGCCCGTTCGAGTCGAGGCGCAGATCGACGCCGCTTGCATGCCACCAGCGCGAATTGGTGCCGACGTACTGGTCGTAGGGGGCATCGATGAAGACGTCGATCGACACGCCGGTACCATCGCGATCGAGCGAAAACCCGACGACTTGTCCCACCTGCACGCGCCGGTAGTAGATGGGCGAACCGATGTCGATCGAGCCGAGCGAGGCGCCGTGCAGCGAAAAGCGGCGCCCTTTCTGGTCGCCCGTGACGGCCGGCGGTTTCTCGAGCCCGACGAAATCGGTCTGGGTTTCGTGCGAGCGGCCCGCGTCGGCGCCGATATAGGCGCCCGACAGCAATGTGCCGAGCCCCGTGATGCCGGTCGTGCCGATGCGCGGACGCACGATCCAAAAGCGTGTGTCCTCGACGGCGAAATCGGCGGCTTCCTTCGTGAGCTGAACCGAGACGAGCACGCGCGAGTGATCGTGCGAAAGCCGGATGGTCTTGACCGAGCCGATATCGACGTCCTTGTACTTTACCTTCGTCTTGCCGGGCTCGAGGCCTTCCGCCGTGGAGAAGCTGAGCGTGATCATGGGGCCGCGGTCGATGACGGACTTCGCGACGAGCGCGATGCCGACGAGCGCGGCGATGAGCGGCACGAGCCAGACGAGCGACGGCAGCCAGCCGCTGCGCGGCGTGGTGATGGGTTCGGGCAGGTCCGGCTGCAATTCCGGCGGCAACTCGGGGCCCTGCGGAGGGCCGCCGTTCGGGGAGGGGGGCTGTCCTTGCGGGCTAGTCATGGTCTCGTCCAGAAGCGTGTGGGCTGCGGGCATCCGCGCAGTCCCAGATCAGGCGCGGATCGAATTGAAGGGACGCCGCCATCGTGAGCACGACGACGGCGGCGAAGGCGAGGGCGCCCCAGCCCGCCGTGATGACGGCAAGCGACTTGAAGCGCACGAGCGCGACAGTCAGCGTCACGACGAACACGTCGAGCATCGACCACCTGCCGATGCGCTCGACGATGCGATAGAGCTTGGTGCGCTCGTGCGGCCGCCAGGCGGAGCGGCGCTGCGTCGTCCAGGCGAGCAGGGCAAGCACGGTCAGCTTGAGCATCGGCACGAGGATGCTGGCGACGAAGACGATCACGGCGAGCGGCCAGTCGCCCGATACCCAGAAATAAACGACACCGCTCATGATGGTGTCGTCCTCGTTGCCGAACAGCGAAGTGGTGTGCAGCACCGGCAGTAAGTTGGCGGGGATATAGAGAATCGCCGCCGCAATCAGAAGCGCCCACGTACGCGAAATGCTGTCGGGATGGCGTAGATGAAGCGCCGCGCCGCAGCGGCCGCAGCGTTGCTGCCGCGCCGCCGTCGCCGTGCCGCTCGCGCGCTGGGGCTGTCCCTGCTTCTGCGCCTGTCCCGCCGCGGTACGCGCTTGAACGTGCCCGCAGGCGTGGCAGGCAATCATGCCCGCATGGGCGGCGGTGAGGTATTTCGTCGTCATCGGGCTTGCGTGCTCGTGCCGCGATTCGATGCGATCGCAGCGGCTCGAGGCGTTGCCGCGCCGCGCGTGCGCCGTGCGCCGATTACGTCGGCGATGTCCCAAAGCGCGCGCGGATCGAACAGGACGACGACGGCCAGCATCAGCGTCAACGCGCCGAAGGCGAACAGCGCGGCTTCGGGAACGACGCGGGCGAGGCTCGTCATTTTGACGATCGTAACGAGGATGCCGAGCATCAGTACCTCGATCATGCCCCAGGGCCGCACGAATTGGATGGCCCGCAGCACGAGGTTGAAGCCCGGCGGCACCACGCCTGCGCGGATCGGCACGAGCACGTAGAGCAGGGCGGTGAGTTCGACGAGCGGAAACAGGATCGTCGAGCAGAAGACGGCGATCGCGACGAGTTCCATGCCCTCGCTCCAGAGCGCGACGAGCGCTCCGATCAGCGTCGTTTGCGAGGTCACGCCGTTCAGGTCGAGTTCGACGATCGGAAAGGCTTGGGCGATGAGAAACGTGAACAGGGCGGCCAGCGTGAGCGCGCTGATCCGCTCGAGTTGAACGGCGCTCGGACGATAGAGCATCGCACCGCAGCGCGGGCATCGCGCGCTGCCTTTCGTGCAGACGCGCGGTTTTCGCAACAGTGTGTCGCAGTCGTGACAAGCAATCAGGTCATTTCCGTTCATAAGCGTTAGCGTGGACTTCATGGACCGGAGGCGTCGGGCGGGCGTGCCATGAGGCGCTGATCCCCCGCAAACCCGCGCCCATCTTACCAAATGGGGTGCTCATCACTTGTCGGTCGATGCGGGAAAAAGGGGACGCACGCGAACGGACGCCTGCTCGATGGGGCAACTTTCGCGCCACGTCGGGTGGGCCGGCCTATGTTCGGCTTGCCGATAGCGGCTCCGCATGAAATTGCGGCTTGGGGTAGCATGGCGACGATCCATTTTCGTAGCACGGCAATGACACATCGCGACTTGTTTACCGCTCATGACGAGGCTTACACGCCCACCGCCATCGGCCTGCATTGGCTCATCGCCGCGTTGATGATTTGCGGCTTTACGCTGGGCTGGGTGATGACGAGCATTCACGGCTTCACGCCCACGAAGCTGCGCTATTTCTCGTGGCACAAATGGATGGGCGTGACCGTATTCGCGCTGGCGGCGCTGCGCATCCTCTGGCGCGCGACGCACCGCGCGCCGCCGCTGCCGTCCGGGATGCCCGCTTGGCAGCGCGCCGGCGCGCACCTCGTTCACGTGCTCCTGTACGCGCTGATGATCGCGATTCCGATCACGGGCTACCTGTTCAGCTCGGCCGCGAACGTGCCCGTCGTCTATCTTGGCATCGTGCCGCTGCCCCGGCTGATCGCTCCAGATCCAACGCTGAAAGCGATCTTCAAAACGGCGCATCTTCTGCTCAATTGCGGATTGGCGGCGCTCGTGGTGGCCCATGTGGCTGCCGCGCTCAAGCATCAATGGGTCGACCGCGACGGCTTGCTCGCCCGCATGATCCCGTTTTTGAAATGAAATGAAATAAAGTGAAGCGAAAAGAAGTTGAAAAAGAGCCGAATCGAGCCGATTACAAGAAAAGTGAAGTGAAAGACGCCAACCAGCAAGGATGAAAATGAAAGCTTCGTTTTACCGCTACATGATCGCCGCCTTCGCGGCCGCGTCGCTGGCAGCCTCGGGCATTGCCTTCGCGCAAGTCGATGCGGCGAAAAGCACGGTGACCGCCACGTCGAAGCAAATGAACGTGCCGGTCGAGGGCACGTTCAAGAAGTTCGATGCGAAGGTGAGCTTCGATCCGTCCAAGCCGTCCGCCAGCAGCGCGCAGCTCACCGTCGACGTCGGCAGCTACGACCTCGGCGACGACAGCTACAACGAACAAGTGCGCGGCAAGGAGTGGTTCGACACCAAGACCTACCCGAAGGCCACGTTCGTGTCGTCGGCGATCACGCCCGCGGGCGGCGGCAAGTACAACGTGACGGGCACGTTGACGATCAAAGGCAAGGCGCAGCCCGTTACGTTCCCGATGACGGTCGGCCAGCAAGCCGGCGCGCAGACGTTCGACGGCGCGTTGCCCATCAGCCGCTTGAAGTTCGACATCGGCACCGGCGAATGGAAGGACACGTCGACGGTAGCGGATGAAGTCACGATCAAGTTCCATATCGTCGTACCGAAAAAGTCGTAAGCCGGAGACATCGACGTTTCAGGCTTGCGTCGTCATCGTTTGACCGCCGCTCGCCAGGGCGGCTTCCGACAAGGAGAATCCATTGAAGACTCGCACCCTCATCGCCGCGGCGATTGCCGCCGCATCGATCGTTTCGCTGACGCCGGCATCCGCTGCCACGTATCAGCTCGATCCTAACCATACCTACCCGAGCTTCGCGGCCGATCACTTCGGCGGCTTGTCGATTTGGCGCGGCAAGTTCACGAAGACGACGGGCACCGTCACGCTCGATCGCGAGACCAAGACGGGCTCGGTCGACGTATCGATCGATCCGGCTTCGATCGATACGGGCAACGCGGAGCTCAACGAACACCTGCAAACGCCGGGGTTCTTCGACGTCGCCAAATATCCGACCGCCAGCTACAAGGGCACGGAAATCAAGTTCGACGGCGACAAGCCCGTCGAAGTGATCGGCACGTTGACTTTGCATGGCGTGACCAAGCCCGTCAACCTGACGATCAAATCGTTCAAGTGCATGATGAATCCGATGCTCAAGCGTGAAGTCTGCGGCGTCGAGGCGCGCGCCGATTTCAAGCGTGACGAGTTCGGCCTCGACTTCGGCAAGAGCTACGGCTTCAACATGGACACGAAGCTCGAGATTCAAGCCGAAGGGATCAAGCAGTAAGCGCTTCGCTGCTGTCGGCCGCGCTACGCGGCCTCGTGGCTTCGTAGCCCTCCGCTGCATCGGAAAAACCGCCCGCAAGCGTTTCGCTTCGGGCGGTTTTTTTCGTCCAGTGGGAATGTGCGCGTTGCGCGTGTCATTTTTGCGGGCCATACTGGGCGCCAGCCGGCCAAGCCGGCCGTATTTGGTTGCGTGCACATCTAATTTCGCAGGTGCCCGCGATGAACGGGTGCCCTCGTCGATGATTCTTCGGCAAACCGCAGGAGACTGGCATGAGTGACACGTTGGCGGCAGCATCGATGACTTCCCGCGGCCATGTTTGGCGCGCGGTCCTGGCCACCTCGATCGGCAACGCGCTCGAGTGGTTCGATTTGGTCGTCTACGGCTTCTTCGCCGTCGTGATCGCCAAGCTGTTCTTCCCTGCCGGCAACGACACCGTTTCCCTCTTGCTCGCGCTCGGTACGTTCGGCGTCTCGTTCTTCATGCGTCCGCTGGGCGCGATCGTAATCGGCGCCTATGCCGACCGCGTCGGCCGCAAGTCGGCCCTCACCCTGTCGATTCTCTTGATGATGGTCGGCACGGGCATCATCGTCGTGCTGCCCACCTACGAGACGATCGGCATCGCGGCGCCGTTGATCCTCGTTTTGGCGCGGCTGATGCAAGGCTTTTCGGCCGGCGGCGAATTCGGCAGCGCCACCGCATTCCTCGCCGAGCACGTGCCGCAGCGGCGCGGCTTCTTCGCGAGTTGGCAGGTTGCGAGCCAAGGGCTCACGACCGTTCTGGCGGCGGTGTTCGGCACGGTGCTGACGGGTACGCTCACGCACGAGCAATTGATGTCCTGGGGCTGGCGTGTGCCGTTCTTGTTCGGTCTACTGCTCGGGCCGATCGCCTATTACATTCGCTCGAGTGTCGACGAGACCCCCGAATTCCTCGCCGCCGAAACGACGACGTCGCCGCTGCGCGACACGTTCGCCACCCATAAGGCGCGGCTCTTGATTGCAATCGGGATCGTCGTGCTCGGCACGGTGGCGACTTACCTCGTGCTGTTCATGCCGACCTATGGTGTGAAGCAGTTGGGGCTGCCGCCTTCCGTCGCGTTTTCGGCCGTGGTATTGACGGGCGTGATTCAAATGATCGGATCGCCGTTCGTCGGCCACGTTTCCGACAAGATC
The sequence above is a segment of the Trinickia acidisoli genome. Coding sequences within it:
- a CDS encoding VOC family protein, coding for MTATATATRVISWFEIPALDFERAVRFYEAALDQPLRREVFGGVPMAVFAHDDEATGGAIICNPRDMRPSVTGDGVTVYLNAEPTLRATLDRIAPAGGRIDGSIVELPDEIGYIAFIIDTEGNRIGLHSRTLR
- a CDS encoding THUMP domain-containing class I SAM-dependent RNA methyltransferase, producing MSSPTPFDFFAPCPRGLEAALAAEFAEIAERLPSVAGAPPFEVGAQVPGGVHFRGGWAAGMAANLHSRIASRVLLKIAERPYRGEQDIYALAAEQQWERWFSANETLRVDLTAIKSPLRSLEFATLRVKDAVCDRLRSVSGARPSVDTAQPDVRVFAFLTATVCTLYLDTSGEPLFKRGWRLDKGAAPLRENLAAGILRLTGWTPGTPLYDPMCGSGTFVAEAAQIARGVAPGVERRFGFEKLKQYDVSVWQSMKVAALDAKREAGARKVDLPIFASDISGDMLEKARANLARAGVPSLWLKQLDARAIVPPSEQPGIIIANPPYGERIEVRGRGPRGDVREPRHASREAGSEAFNRAQPDCADGEFFRAFGDALKQRFAGWRAFVLTSDRSLPGQMRLRESTKTPLFNGALECRLFRFDLVSGSVKSRPQSQDGGAGAGQ
- a CDS encoding PqiC family protein codes for the protein MKRDQLALRARPLAMFAARAALTGAALIGAVFLSGCASSPPSRFYTLGGGGNAAGPAAGATATPAFLIEVPTVEVPAQVARNQLVVQDDATRVTVLEQERWASPPADELRRALSGDLAARLDTFDVFGSPRPENVPVYRIAVNVRRFESWPGSRAVLDTVWSVHSLRTQAVVTCRTVQTETVAPGYDALVAGHRRTVGELADSIASVVRALASGASAPATNAGDCAVGRSEPAVAGAS
- a CDS encoding PqiB family protein, whose translation is MTSPQGQPPSPNGGPPQGPELPPELQPDLPEPITTPRSGWLPSLVWLVPLIAALVGIALVAKSVIDRGPMITLSFSTAEGLEPGKTKVKYKDVDIGSVKTIRLSHDHSRVLVSVQLTKEAADFAVEDTRFWIVRPRIGTTGITGLGTLLSGAYIGADAGRSHETQTDFVGLEKPPAVTGDQKGRRFSLHGASLGSIDIGSPIYYRRVQVGQVVGFSLDRDGTGVSIDVFIDAPYDQYVGTNSRWWHASGVDLRLDSNGLKLNTQSLATVIIGGLAFQSPPGESVGAEAPDNTVFTLAGNESDAMRAPDGPPLVVVMNFDQSLRGLSVGATVDFRGIELGEVTAIGIQYDPKARDFTMPVTMNLYPDRLGQRFRESIEHGGQAAGKQLLRTLVVHGLRGQLRTGNLLTNQLYVALDMFPKAAPVSFDVNRAPLELPTVPNTLDELQVQVADIARKLDQIPFDQISKNLNGTLVNANALFKQLDTQLAPQARETLAAAQRTFGAAQSTLQQDSPLQSDMHQALTQLTQTLQTLNALADYLERHPESLLRGKAKDQTQP
- a CDS encoding paraquat-inducible protein A, with protein sequence MTTKYLTAAHAGMIACHACGHVQARTAAGQAQKQGQPQRASGTATAARQQRCGRCGAALHLRHPDSISRTWALLIAAAILYIPANLLPVLHTTSLFGNEDDTIMSGVVYFWVSGDWPLAVIVFVASILVPMLKLTVLALLAWTTQRRSAWRPHERTKLYRIVERIGRWSMLDVFVVTLTVALVRFKSLAVITAGWGALAFAAVVVLTMAASLQFDPRLIWDCADARSPHASGRDHD
- a CDS encoding paraquat-inducible protein A, whose product is MNGNDLIACHDCDTLLRKPRVCTKGSARCPRCGAMLYRPSAVQLERISALTLAALFTFLIAQAFPIVELDLNGVTSQTTLIGALVALWSEGMELVAIAVFCSTILFPLVELTALLYVLVPIRAGVVPPGFNLVLRAIQFVRPWGMIEVLMLGILVTIVKMTSLARVVPEAALFAFGALTLMLAVVVLFDPRALWDIADVIGARRTRGAATPRAAAIASNRGTSTQAR
- a CDS encoding cytochrome b translates to MTHRDLFTAHDEAYTPTAIGLHWLIAALMICGFTLGWVMTSIHGFTPTKLRYFSWHKWMGVTVFALAALRILWRATHRAPPLPSGMPAWQRAGAHLVHVLLYALMIAIPITGYLFSSAANVPVVYLGIVPLPRLIAPDPTLKAIFKTAHLLLNCGLAALVVAHVAAALKHQWVDRDGLLARMIPFLK
- a CDS encoding YceI family protein — protein: MKASFYRYMIAAFAAASLAASGIAFAQVDAAKSTVTATSKQMNVPVEGTFKKFDAKVSFDPSKPSASSAQLTVDVGSYDLGDDSYNEQVRGKEWFDTKTYPKATFVSSAITPAGGGKYNVTGTLTIKGKAQPVTFPMTVGQQAGAQTFDGALPISRLKFDIGTGEWKDTSTVADEVTIKFHIVVPKKS
- a CDS encoding YceI family protein, which gives rise to MKTRTLIAAAIAAASIVSLTPASAATYQLDPNHTYPSFAADHFGGLSIWRGKFTKTTGTVTLDRETKTGSVDVSIDPASIDTGNAELNEHLQTPGFFDVAKYPTASYKGTEIKFDGDKPVEVIGTLTLHGVTKPVNLTIKSFKCMMNPMLKREVCGVEARADFKRDEFGLDFGKSYGFNMDTKLEIQAEGIKQ
- a CDS encoding MFS transporter gives rise to the protein MSDTLAAASMTSRGHVWRAVLATSIGNALEWFDLVVYGFFAVVIAKLFFPAGNDTVSLLLALGTFGVSFFMRPLGAIVIGAYADRVGRKSALTLSILLMMVGTGIIVVLPTYETIGIAAPLILVLARLMQGFSAGGEFGSATAFLAEHVPQRRGFFASWQVASQGLTTVLAAVFGTVLTGTLTHEQLMSWGWRVPFLFGLLLGPIAYYIRSSVDETPEFLAAETTTSPLRDTFATHKARLLIAIGIVVLGTVATYLVLFMPTYGVKQLGLPPSVAFSAVVLTGVIQMIGSPFVGHVSDKIGRTGIMLVSAALMLVFIYPAFAWLVAAPSAGTLFAVQVAMGLIVTGYFAALPGLLSEIFPVATRTTGMSLAYNIAVTIFGGFGPFIIAWLIRETGEKVAPSFYLMFAALVSFVALVASRRVLGFK